The Novosphingobium kaempferiae genome includes a window with the following:
- a CDS encoding DUF3606 domain-containing protein, translated as MADDKSQRGEPDRSRVAGGENYEVEYFAQRHGLTHEQAQELIDRVGNDRDKLDAEAAKIAKG; from the coding sequence ATGGCAGACGATAAATCTCAGCGCGGCGAACCCGATCGCAGCAGGGTTGCGGGCGGTGAAAACTACGAGGTCGAGTATTTCGCGCAGAGGCATGGGCTGACCCACGAGCAGGCGCAGGAACTTATCGATCGCGTCGGCAACGACCGTGACAAGCTGGACGCGGAAGCCGCCAAGATCGCGAAAGGATAG
- a CDS encoding cysteine hydrolase family protein produces MPETSLDSSKTPAELRDRPALLILDMVNCFDFEGADDLQPSAFAAARNIHRLRAEFRDRQWPVIYVNDNFGDWHSEATSLVARALENQNPVTEMLTPGRTDYFVIKPQFSGFYATNLPVLLPQLGVSKLILTGIATDICVLFTAADAHMREYDLWVPADAVAAEDEDRGRWALQIMVQSMGAQTSATSELTVDGWLASLKC; encoded by the coding sequence ATGCCTGAGACAAGTCTCGACAGTTCGAAGACGCCCGCTGAATTGCGTGACCGTCCAGCCCTGCTCATTCTGGACATGGTCAACTGCTTCGATTTTGAAGGCGCTGACGATCTCCAGCCATCCGCGTTTGCAGCAGCGCGCAACATCCATCGCTTGCGAGCAGAATTTCGCGATCGCCAGTGGCCGGTTATTTACGTGAACGACAATTTTGGCGATTGGCATTCGGAAGCTACCAGCCTTGTTGCCCGCGCACTGGAAAATCAAAATCCTGTCACTGAGATGCTGACGCCGGGACGGACCGATTATTTCGTTATCAAACCGCAGTTTTCAGGGTTTTACGCCACCAACCTGCCGGTCCTGTTACCGCAGCTGGGCGTCAGCAAACTGATATTGACCGGGATTGCCACGGACATATGCGTCCTGTTCACTGCGGCAGATGCCCATATGCGTGAATACGACCTATGGGTGCCCGCAGATGCCGTCGCTGCGGAAGATGAAGACCGGGGCCGATGGGCCCTGCAAATCATGGTGCAGAGCATGGGCGCACAGACTTCGGCTACCTCGGAACTGACGGTCGATGGATGGCTCGCCAGCCTGAAGTGCTAG
- a CDS encoding Crp/Fnr family transcriptional regulator — MTDRPALSYRELRKHDHLARKNDIQENILRIEEGWASRYYVLPDGRRAITSVFLPGDYCEPQWLLSGKADLPIVALTRIKARLIPLAHIHGRCEHGVKELLGSMLTMHRRQTDAIVSLGRKSALERVVALLGELFMRLDAAGQVVGDRCTIPLTQQEIADMLGLTPVHVNRVLRDLRNRRIVRLTNRTLRLLNPEAFGLSLSASSNAGTHSRVCGVRTRLDQVAA, encoded by the coding sequence ATGACCGATCGTCCCGCGCTGTCCTATCGCGAGCTCCGCAAGCATGATCATCTGGCGCGCAAGAATGATATTCAGGAGAATATCCTTCGCATCGAGGAAGGCTGGGCGAGCCGTTATTACGTCCTGCCCGACGGTCGCAGAGCGATAACGTCGGTCTTTCTTCCGGGTGATTATTGTGAGCCGCAGTGGCTGCTATCTGGAAAGGCCGACCTGCCAATCGTCGCGCTGACCCGCATAAAAGCTCGATTGATCCCATTGGCACATATCCACGGCCGGTGTGAGCATGGGGTAAAGGAATTACTTGGTAGCATGCTGACCATGCACCGCCGTCAGACGGACGCGATCGTGAGCTTGGGGCGTAAATCCGCCCTTGAACGCGTCGTTGCGCTGCTTGGCGAGCTCTTCATGCGGCTTGATGCTGCCGGGCAGGTGGTCGGCGACCGTTGCACGATCCCTCTCACGCAGCAGGAGATCGCGGACATGCTCGGTTTGACGCCGGTACATGTTAACCGCGTGCTGCGCGATCTCAGAAATCGCCGCATCGTTAGGCTCACTAACAGGACTTTACGGTTACTCAATCCCGAAGCCTTCGGCCTTTCTCTTTCAGCCAGTTCAAACGCAGGCACCCATTCACGGGTTTGCGGTGTTCGAACCCGGCTGGATCAGGTCGCTGCGTGA
- a CDS encoding DUF6766 family protein codes for MRWLKNNGLTIALLSLFAICIVGQWISGWHVALEDARRHAEPDLSLFAYAASPQFLSSVFENWESEFLQMAAYVVLTAFLIQRGSAESKDPADPNRDANLERQAYQPGAPAILRLGPVWRALYARSLGLALALLFVASFVMHWVHSARAAAEEALEHGETPLSVLAYLGDAQLWFESFQNWQSEFLSTAVLVVLSIFLRQRESPESKAVAAPNRQTGE; via the coding sequence ATGAGGTGGCTGAAGAACAACGGTCTGACGATCGCGCTCCTTTCCCTATTTGCGATCTGCATCGTCGGGCAATGGATTTCGGGATGGCATGTCGCATTGGAGGATGCCCGAAGGCATGCCGAGCCAGACCTTTCGCTATTTGCCTATGCGGCCAGTCCGCAATTTCTCTCGTCGGTATTCGAGAACTGGGAGAGCGAATTCCTGCAAATGGCGGCCTATGTGGTGCTCACGGCCTTCCTGATCCAGCGTGGATCGGCTGAATCCAAGGATCCTGCCGATCCCAATCGAGACGCGAACCTGGAACGTCAGGCTTATCAGCCCGGTGCCCCGGCCATCCTGCGGCTAGGCCCCGTCTGGCGCGCCCTCTACGCCCGATCCCTCGGCCTCGCGCTCGCGCTACTGTTTGTAGCCTCCTTCGTCATGCATTGGGTGCACAGTGCGCGCGCTGCCGCGGAAGAGGCGCTGGAGCATGGTGAGACGCCGCTATCTGTACTGGCTTATCTTGGCGACGCGCAGCTTTGGTTCGAGTCTTTCCAGAACTGGCAGAGCGAGTTCCTTTCGACCGCCGTGCTGGTTGTCCTGTCGATATTCCTGCGGCAGCGCGAGTCTCCTGAGTCCAAGGCTGTCGCCGCGCCCAACCGGCAGACCGGAGAATAG
- the ligD gene encoding DNA ligase D produces the protein MTRASKAKLASAEERLAKYRDKRDFTRTAEPSGASTPTAGNGFVVQKHAASRLHYDFRLELDGTLVSWAVTRGPSPNPDDKRLAVRTEDHPLDYARFEGTIPKGEYGGGTVMLWDNGTWEPVPGKDPSRTLPEGHLHFTLHGRRMQGEWIMFRLKPRGREKGENWILRKVEDEFAAGSDDLIGVHLTSVDSGRTMEEIAAGKPVIKRKANAKVAATKASGPAVAPSRRKKKSKLPPFRPVQLAALVDHVPSGDRWLHELKYDGYRTLIAVGGGEGRAYTRSGLDWSDRFAGLIAEAAKLDVDSALIDGEAVVTLSDGRTSFQALQAALKDDPGAIAYFAFDLLELNGEDLTGLPLIERKEKLAALLADQEGHFRYSDHIVGNGEKLLTSFCAAGLEGVISKRTDARYIGSRSGGWVKTKCIRRQEFVIVGWTPSDKQRGFRSLLLGVNENGELRYAGKVGTGFTGDEIERLMEIMAPLARKEPTVGAPRAAMRGARWIEPELVAEIAYLEFTDEGVLRHPSYLGLREDKKPEAVVIEMEAAVDVATEALATPVKISNRERVIFPEGKITKGQLADYYEIVAPIMLPWAGSRPISLVRCPQGRGKKCFFQKHDAGSFGEEVKQVGIREKDGHEEAYLFIDTPTGLLTCVQMGTIEFHGWGARIEDVEKADRLVFDLDPDEGLEFKDVVSAAFHVRDLLAEMGLTTFPMVTGGKGVHVIAPLTPSAEWPVVKDFAHRFAMALEQSEPSRFTAALSKARRTGRIFIDYLRNQRGATAVMPYSARNREHAPIAVPVTWEELRDLDKPSHWHIGDSTEMLKRASSKNLALWGRADQLLPDL, from the coding sequence ATGACCAGAGCTTCAAAAGCGAAATTGGCGTCGGCAGAAGAGCGCCTTGCGAAGTATCGCGACAAGCGCGATTTCACGCGAACCGCTGAGCCGTCAGGAGCGTCCACGCCGACAGCGGGCAACGGCTTTGTCGTTCAGAAACATGCCGCAAGCCGCCTCCATTATGATTTTCGCCTGGAGCTCGACGGCACGCTCGTCAGCTGGGCGGTGACGCGGGGTCCAAGCCCGAACCCCGACGACAAGCGCCTGGCGGTTCGCACGGAAGATCATCCGCTCGACTATGCGCGCTTCGAGGGCACGATCCCGAAGGGCGAATATGGTGGCGGCACCGTGATGCTGTGGGACAACGGCACTTGGGAACCGGTCCCGGGCAAGGATCCGAGCAGGACATTGCCCGAAGGTCATTTGCACTTCACGCTGCATGGACGCCGCATGCAGGGCGAGTGGATCATGTTTCGCCTCAAGCCGCGCGGACGTGAAAAGGGCGAGAACTGGATATTACGCAAGGTCGAGGATGAGTTCGCCGCTGGCTCGGACGATCTCATCGGGGTGCATCTGACCAGTGTCGACAGCGGCCGCACGATGGAAGAAATCGCTGCCGGCAAGCCGGTTATAAAACGCAAGGCAAACGCCAAAGTGGCGGCGACCAAAGCATCCGGGCCCGCCGTCGCTCCCAGCCGGCGGAAGAAGAAGAGCAAGCTGCCGCCGTTCCGACCGGTCCAGCTTGCGGCACTAGTCGATCATGTGCCGTCAGGCGACCGCTGGCTGCACGAGCTGAAATATGACGGCTACCGAACGCTCATTGCCGTAGGTGGGGGTGAAGGGCGCGCCTATACCCGCTCCGGACTCGACTGGTCGGACCGTTTTGCTGGTCTGATCGCGGAGGCGGCGAAGCTCGATGTCGACAGCGCCTTGATTGACGGCGAGGCTGTAGTCACGCTGTCCGATGGCCGGACCAGCTTTCAGGCGCTTCAGGCTGCACTGAAGGACGATCCGGGCGCGATCGCCTATTTCGCCTTCGACTTGCTGGAGTTGAACGGCGAGGATTTGACCGGATTGCCCCTGATCGAGCGCAAGGAAAAGCTGGCCGCACTCCTCGCTGATCAGGAGGGGCACTTTCGCTATTCCGACCATATCGTGGGCAATGGGGAGAAGCTCCTTACCAGCTTTTGCGCTGCCGGGTTGGAAGGGGTGATCTCAAAGCGCACTGACGCGCGGTACATTGGCTCGCGAAGCGGGGGCTGGGTGAAGACCAAGTGCATTCGCCGCCAGGAGTTTGTCATTGTTGGCTGGACGCCTTCAGACAAGCAGCGTGGCTTCCGATCGCTGCTGCTCGGCGTCAACGAGAATGGCGAACTGCGTTATGCGGGTAAAGTCGGCACCGGCTTCACCGGCGACGAAATCGAGCGGCTGATGGAAATCATGGCCCCGCTAGCCCGAAAGGAGCCCACTGTCGGGGCGCCGCGCGCTGCTATGCGCGGCGCCCGCTGGATCGAGCCGGAGCTTGTCGCAGAGATCGCGTACCTGGAGTTCACTGACGAGGGCGTGTTGCGGCATCCCAGCTATCTCGGCTTGCGCGAGGACAAGAAGCCGGAGGCGGTGGTGATCGAGATGGAAGCAGCGGTAGACGTGGCTACGGAGGCGCTGGCAACCCCGGTGAAGATCAGCAACCGCGAAAGGGTCATCTTTCCCGAGGGCAAGATTACCAAGGGGCAGCTGGCGGACTATTACGAAATCGTCGCGCCCATCATGCTGCCGTGGGCCGGGAGCCGGCCGATCAGCCTGGTACGGTGCCCGCAAGGACGGGGCAAAAAGTGCTTTTTCCAGAAGCACGACGCCGGCAGCTTTGGCGAGGAAGTCAAGCAGGTCGGTATCCGGGAAAAGGATGGGCATGAGGAAGCCTACCTCTTCATCGATACACCCACCGGCCTTTTGACGTGCGTTCAAATGGGCACGATCGAATTCCATGGCTGGGGTGCAAGGATCGAGGATGTCGAGAAAGCGGACAGGCTCGTTTTCGACCTCGATCCCGACGAGGGTCTCGAATTCAAGGATGTCGTGTCGGCTGCATTCCATGTCCGAGATCTTTTGGCCGAGATGGGCCTAACGACATTTCCGATGGTTACTGGCGGGAAAGGCGTTCACGTCATCGCGCCGCTCACGCCTTCCGCCGAATGGCCGGTCGTGAAGGACTTTGCCCATCGATTTGCAATGGCGCTAGAGCAGTCAGAACCAAGCCGCTTCACGGCTGCTCTTTCGAAAGCCAGACGGACCGGGAGAATTTTTATCGACTATCTTCGGAACCAGCGCGGCGCGACCGCTGTGATGCCCTACAGTGCGCGCAATCGCGAACATGCGCCGATTGCAGTCCCGGTGACTTGGGAGGAACTGCGCGATCTTGATAAGCCGTCCCACTGGCACATCGGCGATAGTACCGAAATGCTGAAGCGTGCATCCTCGAAAAATCTCGCGCTTTGGGGTCGGGCCGATCAATTGCTCCCTGATCTTTAA
- a CDS encoding GAF domain-containing protein, with the protein MNLLGAPRSYDDLLAANVLATRIPAARDTKRESRALDLLIGRLNASPATALQALVETVIDLCASGSAGVSILEGDRFVWPAIAGQWARYFGQGLPRDASPCGLVIDRNAALLFDQPQLLFPESAGEPEVQEILLVPLLLDGQPRGTLWLLSHDGRRFDGEDVRILERMALIATAIETTRRSRESEEQVLRNARDRVRNTVAVLRMLVRRSDNDRLEPDLAPLAKLSSRLAAFAEGAIGAGRTDSVSLWPMIAHLLVQRGEEPDRRVTLSGPEFSVPVRQAGPLALALHELLENALEHGALAHAAGRVHIRWWMAHEAETRSLHVGWIEKGIGASIPDTPPHRGFGFELLLDGLPELMSARTEIRFEPAGLEFALVMPLPEAH; encoded by the coding sequence ATGAACCTACTGGGAGCCCCACGATCCTATGACGACCTGCTTGCGGCAAATGTCCTTGCGACGCGGATCCCGGCCGCCCGAGATACGAAGAGAGAGAGCCGGGCGCTCGATCTTCTGATCGGTCGGCTGAATGCATCCCCCGCCACGGCGCTGCAGGCTCTGGTCGAGACGGTCATCGATCTGTGCGCCAGTGGGTCAGCCGGCGTGAGTATTCTGGAAGGTGATCGTTTCGTTTGGCCCGCGATCGCCGGGCAGTGGGCACGTTACTTCGGCCAGGGACTTCCCCGTGACGCATCGCCCTGCGGCCTCGTCATCGACCGGAATGCGGCACTCTTGTTCGATCAACCGCAACTCCTGTTTCCAGAAAGCGCAGGCGAACCGGAAGTCCAGGAAATTCTGCTGGTGCCACTTTTGCTCGATGGGCAACCGCGAGGGACGTTATGGCTACTTTCGCACGACGGACGTCGCTTCGATGGCGAGGATGTCCGGATTCTTGAGCGAATGGCGCTGATCGCGACCGCCATCGAGACAACGCGACGTTCCCGTGAAAGCGAGGAACAAGTCCTGAGAAATGCCCGGGACCGGGTGCGCAATACCGTCGCGGTGCTTCGGATGTTGGTGCGTCGAAGTGATAATGATCGCCTTGAGCCGGATCTGGCGCCTCTTGCGAAATTGAGCTCGAGACTGGCCGCATTCGCGGAAGGGGCTATCGGTGCCGGTCGTACCGATTCCGTAAGCTTGTGGCCCATGATCGCGCACCTCCTCGTACAGCGAGGGGAGGAGCCCGACCGTCGGGTGACATTATCGGGTCCAGAATTCAGTGTACCCGTCAGACAGGCCGGGCCCCTCGCCCTAGCGCTGCATGAACTACTGGAAAATGCATTGGAACACGGGGCGCTCGCTCATGCAGCTGGGCGGGTCCATATCCGCTGGTGGATGGCGCACGAAGCGGAGACGCGGTCGCTTCATGTTGGCTGGATCGAGAAGGGGATCGGAGCAAGCATTCCGGACACCCCCCCACATCGGGGGTTTGGATTTGAGCTTTTGCTGGACGGATTGCCGGAATTGATGAGTGCGCGAACCGAAATCCGTTTCGAGCCGGCCGGATTGGAATTTGCGCTGGTGATGCCACTCCCCGAAGCCCACTAG
- a CDS encoding Crp/Fnr family transcriptional regulator, which translates to MDNPFIRKLEHGAKLTEEDREVLRAVSSVTRPLHARQDVIGEGEPPFDVHLVMEGLACRYKLLPDGKRQIVALFLPGDICDLHVQILGWMDHSIGTLTACRLAELSPATVDRLTANPRINRALWWGTLVDEATLREWLVNMGQRSADRQLAHLICELLMRYRLVGLAEGNSFMLAMTQEELADTAGLTTVHVNRMMRALRKSGLIVIEGQRISVPDVLALAQFCDFDANYLHLANTRTNWGGAAEAGLA; encoded by the coding sequence ATGGACAACCCGTTTATCCGCAAACTCGAGCATGGCGCGAAGTTGACGGAGGAAGATCGAGAGGTTCTCCGGGCGGTGAGTTCGGTGACTCGTCCGCTTCACGCCCGGCAGGACGTTATCGGTGAAGGAGAACCGCCTTTCGATGTCCACCTGGTGATGGAGGGACTTGCCTGTCGCTACAAGCTGCTGCCCGATGGGAAGCGACAGATTGTTGCGCTGTTCCTCCCTGGCGACATATGCGACCTCCATGTCCAGATTCTTGGCTGGATGGACCATAGCATCGGAACCCTCACCGCGTGCCGACTGGCTGAACTCAGCCCCGCTACGGTCGATCGTTTGACAGCGAACCCCAGGATCAATCGGGCTCTATGGTGGGGAACGCTGGTCGATGAAGCGACGCTGCGGGAATGGCTGGTCAACATGGGCCAGCGTTCGGCAGATCGCCAGCTTGCTCACCTGATTTGCGAGTTGCTCATGCGGTACCGTCTTGTGGGTCTTGCTGAGGGGAACAGCTTCATGCTTGCGATGACCCAGGAGGAGCTTGCCGACACCGCGGGGCTGACGACGGTGCATGTCAATCGCATGATGCGCGCGCTTCGTAAATCGGGACTTATAGTGATCGAAGGGCAACGTATCTCTGTGCCGGATGTCCTTGCGCTGGCGCAGTTCTGTGATTTTGACGCGAACTACCTCCATCTGGCCAATACCCGGACCAACTGGGGTGGTGCCGCTGAAGCGGGGCTGGCATGA
- a CDS encoding sulfatase family protein, with protein MAGAAAGALLGVTPALARTGGAGPRKPNIVVIYADDLGYGDLSCYGARTIHTPQIDRLAAGGTRFVNAHAPSATCTPSRYALLTGNYAWRASGTQILPGDAPALIRPGTFTLPTMLKQAGYATGVVGKWHLGLGDGKVDWNGEIGPGPLDIGFDQGFFMPATLDRVPTVLIENRKVANLDPSDPIAVDYARKVGDEPTGAENPNTLKFGADPEHSDTIVNGISRIGYMTGGKSARWRDEELSDVLLGKALEFITAPRDAPFFLYYAVNEPHVPRAPHPRFVGKSGMGPRGDAILQLDWTVGELLRTLERKGLADDTLIVLSSDNGPVLFDGYDDRAVELAGAHRPTGPFSGGKYSILEGGTRVPMIAHWPGQIAAGRVSTALVDHVDIVASLASLVGQPLPQRAAVDSFDMLAPLLGRTNTGRDYVIEDAKLMVTTGATVASSGARILAIRAGDWKLIRHSTEPQTFHGNPIGTKPHDQLYDLARDPGETRDLASEQPERARRLAVWLDRVERDGRSRP; from the coding sequence TTGGCAGGAGCCGCAGCCGGAGCCCTGCTCGGCGTGACACCTGCGCTGGCGCGAACCGGCGGCGCAGGACCGCGCAAGCCCAACATCGTCGTGATCTACGCCGACGACCTCGGCTACGGCGATCTCAGCTGTTATGGCGCGCGCACGATCCATACGCCGCAGATCGACCGACTTGCCGCAGGCGGTACCCGGTTCGTAAATGCCCACGCGCCCTCGGCAACCTGCACCCCGTCGCGCTACGCCCTGCTGACCGGCAACTATGCCTGGCGCGCCTCGGGCACACAGATCCTGCCGGGCGATGCTCCTGCACTCATCCGCCCCGGCACGTTCACCCTCCCCACCATGCTGAAGCAGGCTGGCTATGCGACCGGGGTCGTCGGCAAGTGGCATCTCGGCCTCGGCGATGGCAAGGTGGACTGGAACGGAGAAATCGGCCCCGGCCCCCTCGACATCGGGTTCGATCAGGGCTTTTTCATGCCTGCGACGCTGGACCGCGTGCCGACAGTGCTTATCGAGAACCGCAAGGTCGCGAACCTTGATCCGTCCGATCCGATCGCAGTCGATTATGCGCGCAAGGTCGGCGATGAGCCGACCGGCGCCGAAAATCCGAACACGCTCAAGTTCGGTGCCGATCCCGAACATTCCGACACCATCGTCAACGGGATCAGCCGGATCGGCTACATGACCGGCGGCAAATCCGCCCGCTGGCGCGACGAGGAACTGAGCGACGTGCTGCTGGGCAAGGCGCTGGAATTCATCACCGCGCCACGGGACGCCCCATTCTTCCTCTACTATGCCGTGAACGAGCCGCATGTGCCGCGCGCACCGCATCCGCGCTTCGTCGGCAAGTCCGGCATGGGTCCGCGCGGCGATGCCATTCTCCAGCTCGACTGGACGGTGGGAGAATTGCTGCGAACGCTGGAGCGCAAGGGTCTGGCGGACGATACGCTCATCGTCCTGAGCAGCGACAACGGCCCGGTCCTGTTCGACGGCTACGACGACCGCGCGGTCGAACTTGCCGGAGCGCATCGCCCGACAGGGCCTTTCAGCGGCGGGAAGTACAGCATTCTGGAAGGCGGCACCCGCGTTCCGATGATCGCCCACTGGCCGGGACAGATCGCCGCAGGGCGGGTATCGACAGCACTCGTCGACCATGTCGACATAGTGGCATCGCTAGCCTCGCTGGTGGGCCAGCCTCTCCCGCAGCGCGCGGCGGTGGACAGCTTCGACATGCTCGCCCCGCTTCTGGGCAGGACCAATACCGGCCGCGACTACGTGATCGAGGATGCCAAGCTGATGGTCACGACGGGCGCGACCGTAGCCAGCAGCGGCGCGCGCATCCTCGCCATCCGCGCGGGCGACTGGAAACTGATCCGGCACAGCACGGAACCACAGACGTTCCATGGCAATCCGATCGGCACAAAGCCGCATGACCAGTTGTACGACCTTGCCCGTGACCCCGGCGAAACGCGCGATCTGGCCTCCGAACAGCCCGAGCGCGCACGCCGTCTGGCGGTCTGGCTCGACAGGGTGGAACGGGACGGGCGCAGCCGCCCCTGA
- a CDS encoding ribonuclease E inhibitor RraB, producing MPEKVPLAVQIEALHQQAISEEERKRVTLRFTFLDQLSALNFARDAKGLGCETMVAPHRAESPMYLVTTCKEMIPTEAAIRAEHERLSAFANAQLGQSEGLDLPEP from the coding sequence ATGCCGGAAAAGGTCCCGCTCGCTGTGCAGATCGAGGCGCTCCACCAGCAGGCGATCAGCGAGGAGGAGCGAAAGCGTGTCACCCTGCGGTTCACATTCCTCGATCAACTTTCGGCCCTAAATTTCGCGCGGGATGCCAAGGGACTGGGCTGCGAGACTATGGTGGCGCCTCATCGCGCAGAAAGTCCCATGTACCTTGTCACGACATGCAAGGAGATGATCCCCACGGAGGCGGCCATCCGTGCCGAGCACGAGCGATTGAGTGCATTCGCGAACGCCCAATTGGGTCAATCCGAAGGGCTCGACCTTCCTGAACCGTGA
- a CDS encoding arylsulfatase, which translates to MSDSRPNIVVILADDMGFSDLGSYGGEIPTPNLDALAANGLRFTQFYNAARCSPSRASLLTGLYPHEAGVGHLEETVVPGSRGLHGRLDERAVTLGEVLKQAGYFTAMSGKWHVGNTHGVGPWNRGFDRSITPPLGGLYFPDQTSKNRTTVYIDGRQVPTASPEVGTGHWYASDMFVDWGLRFVREAGEKRKPFFLYLPFTAPHFPLMAPPEDIARFRGAYAAGWDKLRDARFARQKSLGIIDTKARLPARLPDMFDWGKLSPDDRARFERIMEIYAADVFRMDQAIGTLVAALKRSGQFDNTLILFMADNGGNAESGPWGRADGEDLGGPQSNVFAGMSWATLQNTPFSFFKHFTREGGIASPLIASWPQGISRRLNGGIVNTPTHLVDIMPTLVGIGRARYPSTYRGHAILPMDGVSIAPAFSGRKIARREPILWEHEGNRAIRHGRWKAVKRFGAPWELYEMSRDRTETDDLAARRPRVVRQLSAQWDQWAEKSHVDPWLEAYDRGLAGTRQDWGGGRGELTKK; encoded by the coding sequence GTGAGCGACAGCCGCCCCAACATCGTCGTCATTCTGGCGGACGACATGGGCTTTTCCGATCTCGGCAGCTACGGCGGTGAGATTCCGACGCCCAATCTGGATGCGCTGGCGGCAAATGGCCTGCGCTTCACGCAGTTCTACAATGCGGCCCGGTGCAGTCCCTCGCGCGCCTCGCTGCTGACGGGGCTCTACCCGCACGAAGCGGGAGTCGGCCATCTCGAAGAGACGGTCGTGCCGGGATCGCGCGGCCTGCACGGAAGGCTCGACGAGCGGGCGGTGACGCTGGGCGAGGTGCTGAAGCAGGCCGGCTATTTCACCGCGATGAGCGGCAAGTGGCATGTCGGCAATACTCATGGCGTCGGGCCGTGGAACCGCGGTTTCGACCGCTCGATCACGCCCCCGCTCGGCGGACTCTACTTCCCCGACCAGACGAGCAAGAACCGCACGACTGTCTACATCGACGGTCGGCAGGTACCCACCGCCTCGCCCGAAGTGGGGACCGGGCACTGGTATGCCTCGGACATGTTCGTGGACTGGGGCCTGCGCTTTGTCCGTGAGGCGGGCGAGAAGAGGAAGCCGTTCTTCCTCTACCTGCCCTTCACCGCGCCGCACTTTCCCCTGATGGCGCCGCCCGAAGACATCGCGCGTTTCCGGGGCGCCTATGCCGCCGGATGGGACAAGCTGCGCGACGCCCGCTTCGCCCGGCAGAAGTCACTGGGGATCATCGATACCAAGGCCCGCCTGCCCGCGCGCCTGCCGGACATGTTCGACTGGGGCAAGCTGAGCCCCGACGACCGCGCCCGGTTCGAACGGATCATGGAGATCTACGCAGCGGACGTCTTCCGCATGGACCAGGCCATCGGTACGCTGGTCGCCGCGCTCAAGCGCAGCGGCCAGTTCGACAATACGCTGATCCTGTTCATGGCCGACAACGGCGGCAACGCGGAAAGCGGGCCGTGGGGACGCGCGGACGGCGAAGACCTCGGCGGGCCGCAGTCGAACGTCTTCGCGGGCATGAGCTGGGCGACGCTCCAGAACACGCCGTTCTCGTTCTTCAAGCACTTCACCCGCGAAGGCGGGATCGCCTCCCCGCTCATCGCGTCATGGCCGCAAGGTATCTCTCGAAGACTCAACGGTGGCATCGTGAATACCCCCACGCACCTCGTCGACATCATGCCGACGCTGGTCGGCATAGGCCGCGCCCGCTATCCGTCCACCTATCGGGGACATGCGATCCTGCCGATGGACGGCGTGAGCATCGCGCCCGCCTTTAGCGGCAGGAAGATTGCGCGCCGGGAGCCGATCCTCTGGGAACACGAAGGCAACCGCGCCATCCGCCACGGTCGCTGGAAGGCGGTCAAGCGCTTCGGCGCCCCCTGGGAACTCTACGAAATGTCCCGCGACCGCACCGAAACTGACGACCTTGCAGCCCGCCGCCCGCGTGTCGTTCGGCAACTGTCCGCACAATGGGATCAATGGGCGGAAAAGAGCCATGTCGATCCCTGGCTCGAGGCCTATGACCGAGGACTTGCGGGCACCCGGCAGGATTGGGGCGGCGGCAGAGGCGAACTGACGAAGAAATAG